In Misgurnus anguillicaudatus chromosome 5, ASM2758022v2, whole genome shotgun sequence, a genomic segment contains:
- the b3gnt7l gene encoding UDP-GlcNAc:betaGal beta-1,3-N-acetylglucosaminyltransferase 7, like, which yields MTCCLNNPRTCVMEFFFRKKKNIRTAVSLTLAFATLLMLQKLITVDTNVKDTKVELKNKRCGTKCSSLNDNTITTLGNASQLRGDGLELTGKPMPTTWDVNTINCTEKSILRTQGWFRGLNPRFHQFVLHRHCRYFPMLLNHPEKCSNDVDLLVVVKSVIEEHDRREAVRKTWGKEQVVRGMKIKTLFLLGTPATGKDARNLQALVKYEDQTYGDILQWDFMDTFFNLTLKEVNFLRWFNIYCSKVPFIFKGDDDVFVNIQNLVELIGFRIEENRVKNLIVGDTILKAKPIRNRQSKYFIPKELYDKPYPPYLGGGGFLMSSQVARRLFVVCENVELYPIDDVFLGMCLQRLNITPELHHAFRTFGIIKRKVTPLNREPCFFKNLIVVHKLGPRELLSMWSLVQNKDLTCARKTVF from the coding sequence ATGACCTGCTGCCTAAACAACCCAAGGACGTGCGTAATGGAATTCTTCTTTAGGAAGAAGAAAAACATAAGGACTGCGGTCAGCTTGACTTTGGCGTTTGCAACTTTGCTGATGCTTCAGAAATTAATAACGGTGGATACGAACGTCAAAGACACAAAAGTCGAGCTAAAAAACAAAAGATGTGGAACCAAATGTTCGTCTTTAAACGATAACACAATAACCACACTTGGAAACGCTTCCCAATTACGCGGAGATGGTTTGGAGCTCACAGGAAAACCAATGCCAACAACATGGGACGTGAACACTATAAACTGCACAGAAAAATCCATACTGAGAACCCAGGGTTGGTTTCGCGGTTTAAACCCAAGATTTCATCAATTTGTCCTCCACAGACATTGCAGATATTTCCCCATGTTGTTAAATCATCCGGAGAAGTGTAGCAATGATGTGGATCTTCTGGTTGTCGTGAAATCAGTCATTGAAGAACACGACCGACGAGAGGCCGTGCGCAAAACCTGGGGTAAAGAACAGGTGGTCCGGGGCATGAAgatcaaaactttatttcttcTAGGTACGCCAGCGACTGGCAAAGACGCACGAAATTTACAAGCACTGGTTAAATACGAAGACCAAACCTATGGCGACATACTGCAGTGGGACTTCATGGACACCTTTTTTAATCTTACTCTCAAAGAGGTTAACTTTCTGAGGTGGTTCAACATCTACTGCAGTAAAGTGCCATTCATCTTTAAAGGAGACGATGATGTGTTTGTCAACATCCAAAACCTGGTGGAACTAATTGGTTTTAGAATAGAAGAAAACAGGGTGAAGAACCTAATCGTTGGAGACACCATTTTAAAAGCCAAACCCATCAGGAACCGTCAGAGTAAATATTTTATTCCCAAAGAGCTGTATGATAAACCCTATCCACCTTATTTAGGTGGGGGAGGATTTCTCATGTCCTCCCAAGTGGCGCGCAGGCTGTTCGTGGTCTGCGAGAACGTGGAGCTTTATCCCATAGATGATGTGTTTTTGGGCATGTGTCTTCAGAGGTTGAACATTACACCTGAGCTTCATCATGCTTTTAGGACATTCGGGATAATAAAGCGTAAAGTGACCCCTTTGAACAGAGAGCCCTGCTTCTTCAAGAACCTCATCGTGGTCCATAAACTAGGTCCACGGGAGCTTTTAAGTATGTGGAGCCTTGTACAAAATAAGGACCTTACCTGTGCCAGAAAAACTGTGTTCTGA